CAGGGCGGCGACCGGTTTGTCGGCGTGGCGGTCCAGGTCGACGTGCGCCACGACGGTGGTGCGGGCACCGTGCGGGCGCGCGGCGACATCGGTGTCCCAGCCGGCCTCGATCAGGCTCATGAACGCATCGACGGTGTCCGGGAAGGGCGGTGCCTGCTCGCAGGTCTGCGCACCGGCCTGCTCATCGTCACTGTCACCGGCGTCGTGATCACGTCGCCAGTCCGCGACCAACGCGTCCTTGTGCGAGGCCACCGCCGCGTCGAACTTCGCGGCCTCCAGCTTCGGCAACCGGATCTTGTACGTCGTATACCCGTCACTGTCATAGGAACTGAACCCGCGCTTGGGTTCGGGCTTGCGGTCGGGATCGGGGCGGGGTTCCTGCTTGACCGCGGTCCGCAGCTGGGTGACCGTGGCGTACTGCACCAGATTCGCGTAGTGGTCATCGCAGCCCGCGCCGGCCCGTTCGGCGATCACCGCGACCCGGTCCAGCGACAACCGGCCCTCCCGCAATCCCTGTGCCAGACGCGGCAACTCGTCGAGGCGGTGCGCCACGGCGACCATGGTCTCGGCATTGCGCGGGGTCACTCCGGCCTTCCAGGCCACCAACGACTCGATCGAACGGCATCCGGTGGCACCCCACAGCGGGTTGCCGTCGGCCGCACCTCTGCCGTCGATCTCGGCGATGATCTCCACC
This region of Mycolicibacterium diernhoferi genomic DNA includes:
- a CDS encoding HNH endonuclease signature motif containing protein, coding for MPPPTTSFAENYVEPRLDALFAEIAELTGQRNAIDGRLVEIIAEIDGRGAADGNPLWGATGCRSIESLVAWKAGVTPRNAETMVAVAHRLDELPRLAQGLREGRLSLDRVAVIAERAGAGCDDHYANLVQYATVTQLRTAVKQEPRPDPDRKPEPKRGFSSYDSDGYTTYKIRLPKLEAAKFDAAVASHKDALVADWRRDHDAGDSDDEQAGAQTCEQAPPFPDTVDAFMSLIEAGWDTDVAARPHGARTTVVAHVDLDRHADKPVAALHLGAALTDEERRYLLCDATCEVWFERHGTPIGAGRTTRTISRRLRRALEYRDKSCVVPGCGSTRGLHAHHLVHWENGGATELSNLVLLCPFHHRTHHRGDITLTGPADRLVVIDSDGNPMTGASLARPPTTDPPDVPPCKGPTGERAQWWWYTPFEPKPPPASS